One window of Desulfovibrio sp. X2 genomic DNA carries:
- a CDS encoding Fe-S-containing hydro-lyase: protein MAEYSLTTPLTDEAVAKLRAGDVVKLTGTIYTARDAAHKRLVDLLDKGEKLPFELKGAVVYYVGPSPAPEGRPIGSAGPTTSYRMDAYAPRLHSLGLKASVGKGKRNDAVKQALKDYIGVYFGATGGAGALLSQRIKKAKVIAFDELGPEAIRELTVEDFPLLVINDSAGGELYAKPDLKAAGLE from the coding sequence ATGGCCGAGTACTCGCTTACGACACCGCTGACCGACGAGGCCGTGGCCAAGCTGCGCGCGGGCGACGTGGTCAAGCTGACCGGGACCATCTACACGGCCCGCGACGCGGCCCACAAGCGCCTCGTGGACCTGCTGGACAAGGGCGAGAAGCTGCCCTTCGAGCTGAAGGGCGCGGTGGTCTACTACGTGGGCCCGAGCCCGGCCCCGGAGGGCCGCCCCATCGGCTCCGCCGGTCCGACCACCAGCTACCGCATGGACGCCTACGCGCCCCGCCTGCACTCCCTGGGCCTCAAGGCCTCGGTGGGCAAGGGCAAGCGCAACGACGCCGTGAAGCAGGCGCTGAAGGATTACATCGGCGTCTACTTCGGCGCCACGGGCGGCGCGGGCGCCCTCCTCTCCCAGCGCATCAAGAAGGCCAAGGTCATCGCCTTCGACGAACTCGGCCCCGAGGCCATCCGCGAACTGACCGTGGAGGACTTCCCCCTCCTGGTCATCAACGACTCCGCGGGCGGGGAACTCTACGCCAAGCCGGATTTGAAGGCGGCAGGGTTGGAATAA
- a CDS encoding fumarate hydratase — protein sequence MREIQAQKVIDAVAELCMHSNRYLPEDVKKAFAECAASEDGPAAKEIFRQLTENYELSAETHLPLCQDTGLAVLFVEIGEEARVTGMNIREAINEGVRKGYKEGYLRKSACDPFTRANTGDNTPAIIHYDIVPGDKLKILLMAKGGGAENMSRVTMLAPAQGWEGIKKFVVQRVAEAGPNPCPPTIVGVGIGGDFELSAILAKKALARKLDDVHPDPKIAALEKELLETINKLGIGPMGLGGKTTSLAVKIAVHPCHIASLPLAVNIQCHSSRHEEVEL from the coding sequence ATGCGCGAAATACAGGCGCAGAAGGTCATCGACGCGGTGGCCGAGCTGTGCATGCACTCCAACCGCTACCTGCCCGAGGACGTGAAAAAGGCCTTCGCCGAGTGCGCGGCCTCCGAGGACGGACCGGCGGCCAAGGAGATATTCCGGCAGCTCACCGAGAACTACGAGCTGTCCGCCGAGACCCACCTGCCGCTCTGCCAGGACACGGGCCTGGCCGTGCTCTTCGTGGAGATCGGCGAGGAGGCGCGGGTCACGGGCATGAACATCCGCGAGGCCATCAACGAGGGCGTGCGCAAGGGCTACAAGGAAGGCTACCTGCGCAAGTCCGCCTGCGACCCGTTCACCCGGGCCAACACCGGCGACAACACCCCGGCCATCATCCACTACGACATCGTGCCCGGCGACAAGCTGAAGATCCTGCTCATGGCCAAAGGCGGCGGCGCGGAGAACATGTCCCGCGTGACCATGCTCGCCCCGGCCCAGGGCTGGGAGGGCATCAAGAAGTTCGTGGTGCAGCGCGTGGCCGAGGCCGGGCCGAACCCCTGCCCGCCGACCATCGTCGGCGTCGGCATCGGCGGCGACTTCGAGCTCTCCGCCATCCTGGCCAAGAAGGCCCTGGCCAGAAAGCTCGACGACGTCCACCCGGACCCGAAGATCGCGGCCCTGGAGAAGGAGCTCTTGGAGACCATCAACAAGCTCGGCATCGGCCCCATGGGGCTCGGCGGAAAGACCACGAGCCTCGCCGTGAAGATCGCCGTGCACCCCTGCCACATCGCCAGCCTTCCCCTGGCCGTGAACATCCAGTGCCATTCCTCGCGGCACGAGGAGGTGGAGCTCTGA
- a CDS encoding fumarate reductase iron-sulfur subunit, with translation MARLLKFNIFRYNPQDENSTPHMQEFILEETANMTLFIALNRLREEQDPSLIFDFCCRAGICGSCAMVVNGRPGLACQTKTADLPQDITLLPLPVYKLIGDISVDTGVWFREMYQKTESWVHTKKVFDPSAVEERMDNAVAEQIYELERCVECGCCVAACGTARMRDDFMGAAALNRVARFVVDPRDERTDKEYFEIIGNDNGIFGCMGLLACEDVCPKNLPLQNQLGFLRRKMGITAIKNIFSRK, from the coding sequence ATGGCTCGACTGCTCAAGTTCAACATCTTCCGCTACAATCCGCAGGACGAGAACTCCACGCCCCACATGCAGGAGTTCATCCTGGAGGAGACCGCGAACATGACCCTGTTCATCGCGCTGAACCGTCTGCGCGAGGAGCAGGACCCCTCCCTGATATTCGACTTCTGCTGCCGCGCGGGCATCTGCGGCTCGTGCGCCATGGTGGTCAACGGCCGCCCCGGCCTGGCCTGCCAGACCAAGACGGCCGACCTGCCGCAGGACATCACCCTGCTGCCCCTGCCGGTCTACAAGCTCATCGGCGACATCTCCGTGGACACGGGCGTGTGGTTCCGCGAGATGTACCAGAAGACCGAATCCTGGGTGCATACCAAGAAGGTCTTCGACCCCTCCGCCGTGGAGGAGCGCATGGACAACGCCGTGGCCGAGCAGATCTACGAGCTCGAGCGCTGCGTGGAGTGCGGCTGCTGCGTGGCCGCCTGCGGCACGGCGCGCATGCGCGACGACTTCATGGGCGCCGCGGCCCTGAACCGCGTGGCCCGCTTCGTGGTCGACCCGCGCGACGAGCGCACGGACAAGGAGTACTTCGAGATCATCGGCAACGACAACGGCATCTTCGGCTGCATGGGGCTTCTCGCCTGCGAGGACGTCTGCCCGAAGAACCTGCCCCTGCAGAACCAGCTCGGTTTCCTGCGGCGCAAGATGGGCATCACCGCCATCAAGAACATCTTCTCCCGGAAGTAA